TGATCCCGCGGACTTCGTTGATGATGCGGGTGGCAGTCTTGCCGAGGAAGTTCATGTCGAACTGATAGAAATCAGCGGTCATGCCATCAACGGAGGTCACAGCACGCAAAGCACAGACGAATTCATAGGTACGGCCATCACCCATGACGCCGACGGTCTGGACAGGCAGCAAAACGGCAAAGGCCTGCCAGATCTTGTCGTACTGGCCAGACTTGCGGATCTCATCGAGGTAGATGGCGTCAGCCTGACGCAAAATGTCGAGCTTTTCCGGGGTAATGCCGCCGGGGCAGCGAATGGCCAGCCCCGGTCCCGGGAAGGGATGGCGGCCGATAAAGCTCTCGGGCAGCCCGAGTTCGCGGCCGAGGATGCGCACCTCGTCCTTGAACAGCTCGCGCAGCGGCTCGACGAGCTGCATGTTCATGCGCTCGGGCAGACCGCCAACATTGTGGTGACTCTTGATGGTGACCGAGGGACCGCCGGTGAAAGAAACGGATTCGATAACGTCGGGATAGAGCGTGCCCTGGGCGAGGAATTCGGCGCCGCCCAGCTTCTTGGCTTCTTCCTCGAAGGTTTCGATGAACAGGCGGCCAATGATCTTGCGCTTGGTTTCGGGATCAGAGACGCCGTCGAGCTCGCGCAGGAAGACTTTGGATACGTCGACGTGGACGAGCGGGATGTTGTACTCGTCGCGGAACATGGTGACGACCTGTTCGCTCTCATTGAGGCGCATCAGACCGTGGTCGACGTAGATACAGGTGAGCTGATCGCCGATGGCCTCGTGGATCAACACGGCAGCAACCGATGAGTCGACGCCGCCCGACAGGCCGCAAATGACCTTGCCGGTGCCGACCTGTTCGCGGATCTTCTCGATCATCTTGGCGCGGTAGGCCGCCATGGTCCAGGTTGAGGCAACGCCGCAGATCTGGTGGACGAAATTGGCGTAAAGCTTGGCGCCGTCGGGCGTGTGCACCACTTCAGGGTGGAACTGCACAGCCCAGATACGACGCGCTTCATTGGCGATCATGGCAAAAGGCGCGTTGGGCGAGGTGCCAACGACTTCAAAGCCTTCAGGCAGTGCTACGACACGATCGCCATGGCTCATCCAGACCTGATGTTCTGTGCACAGATCCCAAACACCGTTCGTGAGTGCGGAGGTCTTCTCGACCTTGACTTCGGCACGACCAAATTCGCGGTGGTGACCTGCTTCGACCTTGCCGCCCAGCGCCTGGCAAAGCGCCTGCTGG
The DNA window shown above is from Devosia litorisediminis and carries:
- the guaA gene encoding glutamine-hydrolyzing GMP synthase is translated as MQSPDTIDHPQSILIVDYGSQVTQLIARRIRETGVYCEIHPFQSAGAAMAAMQPKGVVLSGGPASTLDENAPTIDPAILDAGVPILGICYGQQALCQALGGKVEAGHHREFGRAEVKVEKTSALTNGVWDLCTEHQVWMSHGDRVVALPEGFEVVGTSPNAPFAMIANEARRIWAVQFHPEVVHTPDGAKLYANFVHQICGVASTWTMAAYRAKMIEKIREQVGTGKVICGLSGGVDSSVAAVLIHEAIGDQLTCIYVDHGLMRLNESEQVVTMFRDEYNIPLVHVDVSKVFLRELDGVSDPETKRKIIGRLFIETFEEEAKKLGGAEFLAQGTLYPDVIESVSFTGGPSVTIKSHHNVGGLPERMNMQLVEPLRELFKDEVRILGRELGLPESFIGRHPFPGPGLAIRCPGGITPEKLDILRQADAIYLDEIRKSGQYDKIWQAFAVLLPVQTVGVMGDGRTYEFVCALRAVTSVDGMTADFYQFDMNFLGKTATRIINEVRGINRVVYDVTSKPPGTIEWE